In a genomic window of Glycine max cultivar Williams 82 chromosome 13, Glycine_max_v4.0, whole genome shotgun sequence:
- the LOC100780480 gene encoding 50S ribosomal protein L21, mitochondrial, which translates to MASRRCLRALTQKTTPFLFRNASSLRSLTVPPFPNANASSPVFTVRASVFAQWPHLRYFSSEKKDDHSDEDDDGDEDYDDEEEDYVDDDDDDDVPVSRGKKVYTAEEKEAEAAAIGYRVVGPLQKDEDSVFKPYEPVFAVVQIGSHQFKVSNRDSIFTERLKFCEVNDKLILNKVLLLGSASQTIIGRPIVPDAAVHAVVEEHALDAKVIIFKKKRRKNYRRTKGHRQELTKLRITDIQGIEKPQNVLPEKPPKPAKKEKEKVAVTA; encoded by the exons ATGGCAAGTAGGAGGTGTCTGCGAGCGTTAACGCAAAAAACGACACCGTTTCTCTTCCGAAACGCATCCTCTCTCCGCTCACTCACCGTGCCTCCGTTTCCCAACGCCAACGCTTCTTCCCCCGTTTTCACCGTACGCGCCTCTGTCTTCGCGCAATGGCCCCACCTCCGCTATTTCTCTTCCGAGAAAAAAGACGACCACAGCGACGAAGACGATGATGGCGATGAGGATTACGATGATGAAGAAGAGGATTATGTTGATGACGACGACGATGATGACGTCCCTGTGTCGAGAGGGAAAAAAGTGTACACTGCGGAGGAGAAGGAAGCGGAAGCCGCGGCAATTGGGTACAGAGTAGTGGGTCCCCTTCAAAAGGACGAAGATAGCGTTTTTAAGCCTTACGAGCCTGTTTTTGCTGTTGTTCAG ATTGGTTCGCACCAGTTTAAAGTAAGCAACCGAGACAGCATTTTCACTGAAAGATTGAAGTTTTGTGAAGTGAATGACAAG TTGATTCTGAACAAAGTTCTATTGCTTGGCTCTGCTAGTCAGACAATTATCGGCAGACCTATAGTACCAGATGCAGCTGTTCATGCTGTTGTTGAGGAGCAT GCACTTGATGCAaaggtaattatttttaagaaaaagagaagaaaaaattaccGAAGAACCAAAGGACATCGTCAG GAGTTGACTAAGTTAAGGATAACTGATATTCAAGGAATTGAGAAACCTCAAAATGTATTGCCTGAAAAACCTCCAAAACCTgctaagaaagaaaaggaaaaagttgCAGTTACAGCTTAA